A single region of the Triticum dicoccoides isolate Atlit2015 ecotype Zavitan chromosome 2B, WEW_v2.0, whole genome shotgun sequence genome encodes:
- the LOC119364742 gene encoding probable serine incorporator isoform X2, producing MNAVLRLSLGNFLFFAIFALTMIGVKDQNDRRDAWHHGGWIAKFAIWVVLVVLMFFVPNIVISVYEILSKFGSGLFLLVQVVMLLDFTNNWNDSWVEKDEQKWEIALLVVTVICYLATFAFSGVLFMWFNPSDHDCGLNVFFIVLTMILAFAFAIIALHPQVNGSVMPASVISVYCAYLCYTSLSSEPYDYACNGLHMHSKQVSMSALVLGMLTTVLSVVYSAVRAGSSTTFLSPPSSPRSGARNPLLGDSNVEEGKGNSEGSEPRPVSYSYTFFHLIFALASMYSAMLLTGWTSATSERSELMDVGWTTVWVRICTEWSTAALYIWTLVAPLLFPDRDFS from the exons ATGAATGCTGTTCTTCGTCTGAGCTTGGGCAATTTCTTGTTTTTCGCAATATTTGCTCTCACGATGATTGGTGTCAAAGACCAGAACGATCGGCGAGACGCATGGCACCATGGTGGCTGGATTGCAAAGTTTGCTATCTGGGTCGTTCTTGTTGTTCTTATGTTCTTTGTCCCGAACATTGTAATTAGTGTTTATG AGATATTATCAAAGTTTGGATCTGGCTTGTTTCTTCTGGTACAAGTCGTGATGCTTTTAGACTTCACAAATAATTGGAATGACTCTTGGGTTGAGAAGGATGAGCAGAAGTG GGAAATAGCTTTGCTTGTGGTGACTGTGATTTGCTATCTCGCCACGTTTGCCTTCTCCGGTGTGCTCTTCATGTGGTTCAATCCCTCTGATCATGATTGTGGTCTCAATGTGTTCTTTATTGTCTTGACAATGATTCTTGCTTTTGCATTTGCAATAATTGCTTTGCACCCCCAG GTCAATGGTAGCGTTATGCCTGCTTCGGTCATTTCTGTTTACTGTGCATACCTGTGTTACACTAGTCTGTCGAGTGAACCATATGACTATGCGTGCAACGGGCTTCACATGCACTCTAAGCAGGTCTCAATGAGCGCCCTTGTCCTtgggatgctcaccaccgtgctctCTGTAGTCTACTCTGCCGTTCGCGCTGGATCTTCCACTACTTTCCTTTCGCCACCGTCGTCTCCTAGATCTG GTGCGAGGAACCCTTTGCTTGGTGACTCTAATGTGGAGGAGGGGAAGGGCAACAGCGAGGGAAGTGAGCCGCGCCCTGTGAGCTATTCTTACACCTTCTTCCACCTTATATTCGCCCTCGCGAGCATGTACTCGGCCATGCTTCTGACGGGCTGGACGAGCGCCACTTCAGAGAGGTCGGAGCTGATGGATGTCGGATGGACCACCGTCTGGGTGCGCATCTGCACGGAGTGGTCCACCGCAGCGCTGTACATCTGGACCCTTGTTGCTCCGCTGCTTTTTCCTGACCGGGACTTCTCATGA
- the LOC119364742 gene encoding probable serine incorporator isoform X1, translating to MWCASCLASACAGCACNLCTSAAASVTRRSARLAYCGLFAASLILSFLLRQFAAPLLQHIPWINTFDDTPPEEWFQMNAVLRLSLGNFLFFAIFALTMIGVKDQNDRRDAWHHGGWIAKFAIWVVLVVLMFFVPNIVISVYEILSKFGSGLFLLVQVVMLLDFTNNWNDSWVEKDEQKWEIALLVVTVICYLATFAFSGVLFMWFNPSDHDCGLNVFFIVLTMILAFAFAIIALHPQVNGSVMPASVISVYCAYLCYTSLSSEPYDYACNGLHMHSKQVSMSALVLGMLTTVLSVVYSAVRAGSSTTFLSPPSSPRSGARNPLLGDSNVEEGKGNSEGSEPRPVSYSYTFFHLIFALASMYSAMLLTGWTSATSERSELMDVGWTTVWVRICTEWSTAALYIWTLVAPLLFPDRDFS from the exons ATGTGGTGCGCGTCGTGCCTGGCGTCCGCCTGCGCGGGCTGCGCCTGCAACCTCTGCACGTCGGCGGCGGCGTCCGTCACTCGCCGCTCAGCCCGCCTCGCCTACTGCGGCCTTTTCGCGGcctccctcatcctctccttcctgCTCCGCCAGTTCGCCGCGCCTCTCCTCCAGCACATCCCAT GGATAAATACGTTTGATGATACACCACCAGAAGAATGGTTTCAAATGAATGCTGTTCTTCGTCTGAGCTTGGGCAATTTCTTGTTTTTCGCAATATTTGCTCTCACGATGATTGGTGTCAAAGACCAGAACGATCGGCGAGACGCATGGCACCATGGTGGCTGGATTGCAAAGTTTGCTATCTGGGTCGTTCTTGTTGTTCTTATGTTCTTTGTCCCGAACATTGTAATTAGTGTTTATG AGATATTATCAAAGTTTGGATCTGGCTTGTTTCTTCTGGTACAAGTCGTGATGCTTTTAGACTTCACAAATAATTGGAATGACTCTTGGGTTGAGAAGGATGAGCAGAAGTG GGAAATAGCTTTGCTTGTGGTGACTGTGATTTGCTATCTCGCCACGTTTGCCTTCTCCGGTGTGCTCTTCATGTGGTTCAATCCCTCTGATCATGATTGTGGTCTCAATGTGTTCTTTATTGTCTTGACAATGATTCTTGCTTTTGCATTTGCAATAATTGCTTTGCACCCCCAG GTCAATGGTAGCGTTATGCCTGCTTCGGTCATTTCTGTTTACTGTGCATACCTGTGTTACACTAGTCTGTCGAGTGAACCATATGACTATGCGTGCAACGGGCTTCACATGCACTCTAAGCAGGTCTCAATGAGCGCCCTTGTCCTtgggatgctcaccaccgtgctctCTGTAGTCTACTCTGCCGTTCGCGCTGGATCTTCCACTACTTTCCTTTCGCCACCGTCGTCTCCTAGATCTG GTGCGAGGAACCCTTTGCTTGGTGACTCTAATGTGGAGGAGGGGAAGGGCAACAGCGAGGGAAGTGAGCCGCGCCCTGTGAGCTATTCTTACACCTTCTTCCACCTTATATTCGCCCTCGCGAGCATGTACTCGGCCATGCTTCTGACGGGCTGGACGAGCGCCACTTCAGAGAGGTCGGAGCTGATGGATGTCGGATGGACCACCGTCTGGGTGCGCATCTGCACGGAGTGGTCCACCGCAGCGCTGTACATCTGGACCCTTGTTGCTCCGCTGCTTTTTCCTGACCGGGACTTCTCATGA